A region of Streptomyces sp. NBC_01267 DNA encodes the following proteins:
- a CDS encoding DUF6069 family protein — protein sequence MSNTSTATGGTATRRGAGRQRIVTVVVATLATVVVWLLAHSAFGVDIEVKTNGSASSVQLPAVIFATLVSGLLAWALIALLERRPSGGRKAWVIIAVVVFLLSLVAGPGSGVTTSAKIALACLHTVAALVLVPGLARTVRKG from the coding sequence ATGTCGAACACGAGTACCGCGACCGGCGGCACGGCGACCCGCAGAGGTGCCGGAAGACAGCGGATCGTGACCGTGGTGGTGGCGACCCTCGCCACGGTGGTGGTCTGGCTCCTCGCCCACTCGGCCTTCGGCGTCGACATCGAGGTGAAGACGAACGGGTCCGCATCCTCGGTGCAACTGCCCGCGGTCATCTTCGCCACGCTCGTTTCCGGGCTGCTCGCCTGGGCATTGATCGCTCTGCTGGAGCGCAGGCCGTCCGGAGGACGCAAGGCCTGGGTGATCATCGCCGTGGTGGTGTTCCTGCTGTCGCTGGTGGCCGGACCGGGCAGCGGAGTCACCACGTCGGCGAAGATCGCCCTGGCCTGCCTGCACACGGTGGCAGCGCTGGTACTCGTTCCCGGCCTCGCACGAACCGTCAGGAAAGGCTGA